One window of Acanthochromis polyacanthus isolate Apoly-LR-REF ecotype Palm Island chromosome 19, KAUST_Apoly_ChrSc, whole genome shotgun sequence genomic DNA carries:
- the LOC110968408 gene encoding microfibril-associated glycoprotein 4-like — MIKMLLLSVLLLLVPLWTSCSGFFLPLDCLDIQDRDQSQPSGVYTIYPIGATSGVQVYCDMESQAGGWTVFQRRLDGSVNFYRPWTHYKTGFGSAAGEYWLGLENLYQLTLRKRYELLVDMEDFSGNKVFARYSSFSIQSESNGYRLQVSGFINGGAGNALSPHNGQKFSTFDKDQDSDAGNCARQFLGAFWYTACHSTNPNGVYRWGADGTIYAVGVEWSSWKGHDYSLKTISMKIRPVE; from the exons atgatta agatgctgctgctgtcggtTCTCCTGCTGCTGGTTCCACTGTGGACCAGCTGCTCGGGCTTCTTCCTCCCTCTGGACTGCCTGGACATCCAGGACCGGGACCAGAGCCAACCCAGTGGAGTTTACACCATCTACCCCATCGGAGCCACGTCTGGTGTCCAG gtgtaCTGTGACATGGAGTCCCAGGCAGGAGGCTGGACG GTGTTCCAGAGGAGGCTGGACGGCTCGGTCAACTTCTACAGGCCCTGGACCCACTACAAGACGGGCTTcggttctgctgctggagagtACTGGCTGG gccTGGAGAATCTCTACCAGCTCACTTTGAGGAAAAGGTACGAGCTGCTGGTGGACATGGAGGACTTCAGTGGAAACAAGGTGTTTGCTCGGTACTCCTCGTTCTCCATCCAGTCAGAATCCAACGGATACAGACTTCAAGTGTCTGGATTCATCAATGGAGGGGCAG GAAACGCCCTGAGTCCTCATAATGGACAGAAGTTCTCCACCTTCGACAAAGACCAGGACTCCGATGCAGGGAACTGTGCCAGACAATTCCTGGGGGCGTTCTGGTACACTGCCTGTCACAGTACAAACCCTAATGGTGTTTATCGCTGGGGGGCAGATGGAACCATCTATGCAGTTGGAGTGGAATGGTCCTCCTGGAAGGGTCATGACTACTCCCTGAAGACCATCAGCATGAAGATCCGTCCTGTAGAGTAA
- the LOC110968403 gene encoding interferon-induced protein with tetratricopeptide repeats 5-like, producing MSDAAEELRWRLQQLQSRFTWKLEEEDLQLDDLSRQLEHDIQLELGQRGATAHYCRLLAYVRYLQVRPQEALALLSQSEDRTRECYGEDSERRLIVTYGDMAWMHYHHGDHKQAESYCSRVQHTLEKHPSGSSEFLPEVFGEKGWTFLKFSKSLYPAAIQCFRDALKLQPDDWEWNTGLAIALYRTEPQPAVLGTSPEESPATQQLRRALKFCPDDGVLLALLALKLQQQHQHHEAEVLVEKALVGPNDDQVIRYVAKYLRLQDQLDQSIGLLLRALKGSSQSAFIHHQLGLCYLRKKKNLLSIKPKPEKEVQRWRRLSIHHLEEAVRLKNGLNSAKADLALQYAEESDLKRAQEMFDDVLQQLEEEPPSIRQSMSRCYAEFCHYHSIQKDTAISFYKKALEFSTNTSDGKHCVKKLKMMAERRLRNNPADGASYGILGYVARAEGDYRRAARFYEDALEREPQNTEFLSILCELRLQLD from the exons ATGAG CGATGCAGCGGAGGAGCTGCGCTggaggctgcagcagctgcagagtcGCTTCACCTGGAAACTGGAGGAGGAAGATCTGCAGCTGGACGACCTGAGCAGGCAGCTGGAGCACGACATCCAGCTGGAGCTGGGCCAGAGAGGAGCCACCGCTCACTACTGCCGCCTGCTGGCCTATGTCAG GTATCTCCAGGTGCGACCACAGGAGGCGCTGGCTCtcctcagccaatcagaggacagAACCAGAGAGTGTTACGGCGAGGACAGCGAGAGACGACTCATCGTGACGTACGGAGACATGGCCTGGATGCACTATCACCATGGAGACCACAAACAGGCAGAGAGCTACTGCAGCAGAGTGCAGCACACactg gagAAGCATCCCTCCGGTTCCTCTGAGTTCCTTCCAGAGGTGTTTGGGGAGAAAGGCTGGACGTTCCTGAAGTTCTCCAAGTCCCTGTATCCTGCTGCCATCCAGTGTTTCCGTGACGCCCTGAAGCTGCAGCCTGATGACTGGGAGTGGAACACGGGTCTGGCCATCGCCCTGTACCGCACGGAACCACAGCCG GCCGTTCTAGGAACATCTCCTGAAGAGTCTCCTGCCACCCAGCAGCTCCGCCGGGCCCTGAAGTTCTGCCCTGATGACGGCGTCCTGCTGGCCCTGCTGGccctgaagctgcagcagcaacaccAACACCACGAGGCAGAAGTTCTGGTGGAGAAAGCGCTGGTCGGACCCAACGACGACCAAGTCATCCGCTACGTAGCCAAGTACTTACGGCTGCAG GACCAGCTGGATCAGTCCATTGGTCTGCTGCTCAGAGCTCTGAAgggcagcagccaatcagcttTCATCCACCATCAGCTGGGTCTGTGCTAcctgaggaagaagaagaacctTCTGTCCATCAAGCCCAAACCCGAGAAAG AGGTCCAGCGGTGGAGGCGTCTCAGTATTCATCACCTGGAGGAGGCGGTCCGGCTGAAGAACGGGCTGAACAGCGCCAAGGCCGACCTGGCTCTGCAGTACGCTGAGGAGTCGGACCTGAAGAG AGCCCAGGAGATGTTTGATGATGTtctccagcagctggaggaggaacctcCCAGCATCCGCCAGTCGATGAGTCGCTGCTACGCCGAGTTCTGTCACTACCACAGCATCCAGAAGGACACCGCCATCTCCTTCTACAAGAAG GCTCTGGAGTTCAGCACCAACACATCAGACGGGAAACACTGTGTGAAG AAGCTGAAGATGATGGCAGAGCGCCGTCTCAGGAACAACCCGGCAGACGGCGCGTCCTACGGCATTCTGGGATACGTGGCCCGAGCTGAGGGCGACTACAGGCGGGCGGCGAGGTTCTACGAGGACGCTCTGGAGAGAGAACCCCAGAACACAGAGTTCCTGTCGATTCTGTGTGAGCTCCGTCTGCAGCTGGACTGA